In the genome of Arabidopsis thaliana chromosome 4, partial sequence, the window AGACCGGACTACCCGATCCGAAGTCAACCTCGTAGAAAGGCTTTCTGCACCAGCTAGACATTATGTATCGGTCTATCTCCGTTGACTCTGACACAGTTTCCGCCATCAAACTCAACAAACTCTGACCAATTGTATTGCCTTGAAGACTCTCTTTGATCATCTCGTTGactctctctttgttcttcCTGAATGTGGCCACGATTTCAGGGATCTCAAACTCGCTCTCCGCGTCTTTCTTGAGAGAAAATCCGCTTTGTAGGTTACCAATCACGTCTTTTGGCGCAACACTAGATGGAATCCTAAGTCGAATGTCCATGGCCTGCCACATGACGGCTTGCCTTGGAATTAACAAGTTAGAGCGTGAGGAGTTTCTAGCACATCTCCAGATAAGTGACATGATAGCTTCAACACGTGTAGGCACAGGGACGCTTTCGCTAGCGGCCTTGTGTTTCAGCTCAGCAATCTTAGAAGGTTCGAAGACGAATCTTTTGAGTACGTATTTACTTGTGATGTTAGAATCGGAATCCGTTGATGGGAACTGTTCATACATatgagaaggaggaggaggataaATAGTCGTTTCAGCGAACTCGATAGTACTGTTTGACTTCCCTTTGGCCGTGGTGGTAGCCCAGTCTTTTACAAAGGTAACCAATGAGGCTATATCACAGATTTTGtgagagacagagacagaAACCGCCACTCCTGATCCAGACCCGAAGAAAGTGACCTTGACACTCAACAACGGCCAGGCCGCTGGAGATTCTCCAGCAGCTAGTGTCGGGAGGAATCCCGACAGGGAGTCAGTGTTGAGGTTTCTAAGGAAATCAGGAAGAAGGAGATCGGTGCGTGCCTCGGTGAAGACGGCTCCTTCGTCGTTACAGCTGATGGAAAGGCCTTCTATTCGTCCAGCTAGTGGATAGAAGCGTGAGAGAGTCTCGGACAGAGAGAGTTTCAGATTTTCCGAGAAAACCTCCGAGGACTCGGTGATGAGATCGTAGAAGAAGATCGTCGACACGTAGATTCCAGGACAATAGAGATCAAGGATAGAGAGCTGAAGGCGATCACGAGGTGATGGTGAAGCAGGTTTGATCACTTCTTTCCCGGTCACCTCTAGCTTCGCTTCCATCGTCTTCCTTTAAAAGTCAACGGGTTACAAGATTGAAGTATTGAGGAAACTTTGACAAGAGGAGAAGATGGAAGAGACAAATGGATCAGAGATGTGTCCTTTTAAACTGGTAGTTGAATCGTTGATACAAGTTTCAACTCCTATCCATGTGTCCACACTaggaacaaaatttaatttaagaaaaaataaagtctGCTAACAatgtttatttaattcattcatattagtaaattaaataaaacttcAAATGCTTAAAATAGACGACTATGTAATATTTAATTGGTGATAGTAATATAATTCGACttctaaacaaacaaaaaaaaacatatattgaaGATTGATTTAattgtatttaaaattttagagaGCGTTTATGAATTATAAAAGGggaaataattttgaaatatatagttatatatatagaaataaaataaaaaatcagaaagaaaatataaacgttatgagaaagaaaaaagagcaAATGATAGTGGCATATACCAACTGGTAAAACTTCTAAGAGGATTGTTTGTTAAAAGTCTCACATCGAATATGAGACTGAGCCCTAGTccaaaaattactaaaatggTCAAAATGATTTGTTCAAAAAGGGGGTATGGAACCTCACTAAAATAATAGTGGTTGCATTTTAGTAAGTGAGGTTAGACTAATGGTTGAATTTTAGTAAGCCAAAAACTTTCCATCAGTAATTGCTAATTGGATCAACTAAATGCCATCACACAAAGAAACTATTGCTGAAATTGAATATTgatattatcaaattttggtaTATCTCCAACAACCATAGTCCTCAACAAACATAGAGTAAGTCTAGTTCctaaattttcaatatctagctgtttttttcttttcaatatccAACTTAGTAAACACATTGTTCAGAAAcacgccaaaaaaaaaaatcaacacaTCTCAAACCATCATTATCCAGAAGGGTACAGTAAATCCAGTTCCTAGTTTTCGATTTCTAACTTCAAAAATGCTCTCTTTCTACATACACTTTTTTACAAGTCTCTATCACAGAATCGGAACATGTGGATAGAGCAATGGTTAGTAGACTCTTTTCCCCGACCACTCTTTGACGTTCCTCGATAAATCCGAACCTAATGATCAATGAACACGACGAGTCATTTATACAAAGGCAACAACAAAATGTGGTTTCTTCTCAGTTTGCTTCCTTGAAAATTTAGCTGTTATATACTAAAAGGCCTTTTGTAAGGCTAAAAGGCCAAGCCTTTGGGCCCATTAACATCACCGTTTATTCGAAACGTATGTTGTTAAGACTTGAGAGAAGTTTGACggtgaaaaaaggaaaatatttacatatatatagtaaaattaaaatagtagaaagaaaaaaatcagaaagctacgaaagaaaaaaaaaacaatctagCAACAGAAGAAGCTTCGAGAAGACGATGGCGACGGAGACGAACGAGAATCTGATAAACTCCTTCATCGAGATCACTTCTTcatcaagagaagaagctaATTTCTTCCTCGAAAGTCACACTTGGAATCTAGACGCTGCCGTTTCAACTTTCCTCGATAACGATGCCGCCGCAGCCGCCGAACCAAACCCTACCGGGCCACCACCACCTTCTTCTACTATTGCCGGTGCACAATCTCCTTCTCAATCTCACTCTCCCGATTACACTCCGTCTGAAACCTCTCCCTCTCCTTCCCGATCACGATCTGCTTCTCCGTCTTCTCGCGCTGCTCCCTACGGTCTCCGATCGAGAGGCGGTGCTGGAGAGAATAAAGAAACTGAGAATCCGTCGGGAATTCGGAGTTCTAGGAGTCGTCAACACGCTGGGAATATCCGTACATTCGCCGATCTGAACCGTTCTCCGGCTGATGGCGAGGGCAGTGATTCGGATGAAGCTAATGAGTATTATACCGGTGGACAAAAGAGGTACAATTTTCAACAGATCTGATCATAGTTTGGAAAATACTTAGATGATAATACTGTTGAGAAAGTGAATTAGGGCAACATGATCATGAACTTGAGCAATGTGCGTAGATCAATGATAGTTTAGGGATTGACCATATCTTGTGTATGTAGCTGAATTGTCTTTCTTGAAATTCTTATATAGCTGGAGAAAGTGTATGTTTGTGTCGCTaatagagttttgtttttggattgtGTAATGTGTTGTAGTGGGATGATGGTACAAGATCCTAAGAAAGTGAAAGATGTTGATGAACTTTTTGACCAAGCTAGGCAGTCAGCTGTAGACAGACCTGTTGAACCATCAAGATCAGCTTCTACAAGCTTCACTGGAGCTGCGCGTTTGTTGTCTGGTGAAGCTGTTTCGTCTTCTCCTCAGCAACAACAGCAAGAGCAGCCTCAAAGGATTATGCACACCATCACTTTCTGGTTGAATGGTTTCACTGTTAATGATGGTCCGTTAAGAGGGTTCAGTGACCCTGAAAACGCAGCCTTTATGAATGTAATGTCCAGATTTTCTCTAATTAGTAACTACAATTCCATGGAAATCAAGCTTGATACTTGTCTTTACTCACTTGGATAGTCTTTGAATCcctaatatatatgttgtctTTTGCAGAGCATCTCAAGGTCAGAGTGCCCCAGCGAACTCGAACCAGCAGATAAGAAGATCCCTGTTCATGTCGATCTGGTCAGGCGTGGAGAAAATTTCACCGTAAGTCTCATTCCCATCTATCAATAATAATCTCGTTAACCTATTCTCTGGAGAAGCCACTCATAGGATTCTTTTAACGTCTGTATCTTTTGACTCACAGGAACCACCAAAGCCTAAAAATCCATTCCAAGGTGTAGGAAGAACCCTAGGAGCCAGCGGATCTGGTTCAAGTTCAGCACCACAAGCTTCATCTGCCCCAATGAACGTAGCACCAGCACCATCAAGAGGGCTAGTTGTAGATCCAGCAGCACCGACAACCTCTATCCAGCTCAGATTAGCAGACGGAACACGCCTTGTCTCCAGGTTCAACAACCACCACACTGTCAGAGATGTACGTGGGTTTATCGACGCTTCTAGACCCGGTGGCTCCAAAGAGTACCAGTTGCTAACCATGGGGTTCCCTCCTAAACAATTGACAGAATTGGACCAAACCATCGAGCAAGCTGGTATAGCTAATGCCGTCGTCATCCAGAAATTCTAGACTTACATAACTCATCCCTTCGAtttatgtctctctttttttttttttgcttttgtgtttttgaacCTGATCGTTGACTTTAGTCTCTAACTATCTGGTCAACGCTCTAGAGGCTTTGGATTTTCGTAGATTTatcaaactcttttcttcAGATTTATTAATAACTTTAGCAGTTTAGCTTttgcataatttatttatttcttcaatCGACTAGCTACTACCATATCTTTTAGAAAGAATAATCGAAAAAATATTATCCAATGAGCAAATTACTTATATCCTTGGACTCGTGAATTGACGAATTGACCAGCTTCTGCATAAATTCCACACACATACGCTCTCCTAATATCAGGGACATAATGGTAATTAACGTACCTGCCCATCTGTCATTTTCCTTGTTCtcttcaaaaccttttttttggaaaattaattttatttttttgtaaacagtTCTATAATGTCTGTTATTCGGAATCCAAAGAAAGCCAGAGATATTGAGATTTACAGTGAAAATCTACAGAGGAAGAGATAGCGAAGgacaattattaatttattttcctattttagttttcattaCAACCTTAATCTTCGTGTTGTGTGTTCTGTAACTTcccagattttttttttctctttgctgGGCTTCGTTGCCTTTTcccctttttttctctttcctctgCTCTCGATTCAGTTTAGGGCGAGAAAAAGTAGCTGTTTTTACAGGGTTTATCACAAAGATCCTTCCTTTTTTACTTGAAGCTCGCCATTTTCTTAGGGTTTCTCTTGATTTCATTCATCTCCAGTGCccagatctctctctctactcaTCTGCCATTTGTAagctcctcttcttcctcctctctccaaagtttacattttgttgttttctctggATCTTCTTAAGCTAATCTTTGATTCTGTTTATGAGATTGTGTTTCCGATTATGAATTTAGGCTTTGTCTACATGCAGGGCTGTGTTCaatgattagggttttgatttagAACCAAAGCTTTTGGGTTTTACTGGTTTAGTTTAGGCTTGTTGCgaagtagagaaaaaaagggaAGGGTTTTGGCCCTTTTGTGGGGAgataatttagggtttctgtAATTATGATCAAACAGATATTTGGGAAATTGCCCAGAAAACCTTCAAAATCTTCGCATAATGACTCGAATCCAAACGGAGAAGGTGGGGTTAATTCATATTACATTCCCAATTCGGGTATTAGTAGTATCTCGAAGCCTTCTTCGAAATCATCCGCATCGAATTCGAATGGAGCAAATGGAACTGTTATTGCTCCTTCTTCAACGAGCTCTAACAGAACCAATCAAGTCAATGGAGTTTATGAAGCATTGCCAAGCTTTAGAGATGTTCCTACCTCGGAG includes:
- the BIA1 gene encoding HXXXD-type acyl-transferase family protein (HXXXD-type acyl-transferase family protein; FUNCTIONS IN: transferase activity, transferring acyl groups other than amino-acyl groups, transferase activity; LOCATED IN: cellular_component unknown; EXPRESSED IN: root; CONTAINS InterPro DOMAIN/s: Transferase (InterPro:IPR003480); BEST Arabidopsis thaliana protein match is: HXXXD-type acyl-transferase family protein (TAIR:AT5G47980.1); Has 2123 Blast hits to 2120 proteins in 128 species: Archae - 0; Bacteria - 2; Metazoa - 0; Fungi - 33; Plants - 2088; Viruses - 0; Other Eukaryotes - 0 (source: NCBI BLink).): MEAKLEVTGKEVIKPASPSPRDRLQLSILDLYCPGIYVSTIFFYDLITESSEVFSENLKLSLSETLSRFYPLAGRIEGLSISCNDEGAVFTEARTDLLLPDFLRNLNTDSLSGFLPTLAAGESPAAWPLLSVKVTFFGSGSGVAVSVSVSHKICDIASLVTFVKDWATTTAKGKSNSTIEFAETTIYPPPPSHMYEQFPSTDSDSNITSKYVLKRFVFEPSKIAELKHKAASESVPVPTRVEAIMSLIWRCARNSSRSNLLIPRQAVMWQAMDIRLRIPSSVAPKDVIGNLQSGFSLKKDAESEFEIPEIVATFRKNKERVNEMIKESLQGNTIGQSLLSLMAETVSESTEIDRYIMSSWCRKPFYEVDFGSGSPVWVGYASHTIYDNMVGVVLIDSKEGDGVEAWISLPEEDMSVFVDDQELLAYAVLNPPVVA
- the PUX5 gene encoding serine/threonine protein phosphatase 2A 55 kDa regulatory subunit B prime gamma (serine/threonine protein phosphatase 2A 55 kDa regulatory subunit B prime gamma (PUX5); FUNCTIONS IN: protein binding; INVOLVED IN: biological_process unknown; LOCATED IN: cellular_component unknown; EXPRESSED IN: 25 plant structures; EXPRESSED DURING: 14 growth stages; CONTAINS InterPro DOMAIN/s: UBX (InterPro:IPR001012), SEP domain (InterPro:IPR012989), UBA-like (InterPro:IPR009060); BEST Arabidopsis thaliana protein match is: plant UBX domain containing protein 4 (TAIR:AT4G04210.1); Has 30201 Blast hits to 17322 proteins in 780 species: Archae - 12; Bacteria - 1396; Metazoa - 17338; Fungi - 3422; Plants - 5037; Viruses - 0; Other Eukaryotes - 2996 (source: NCBI BLink).) codes for the protein MATETNENLINSFIEITSSSREEANFFLESHTWNLDAAVSTFLDNDAAAAAEPNPTGPPPPSSTIAGAQSPSQSHSPDYTPSETSPSPSRSRSASPSSRAAPYGLRSRGGAGENKETENPSGIRSSRSRQHAGNIRTFADLNRSPADGEGSDSDEANEYYTGGQKSGMMVQDPKKVKDVDELFDQARQSAVDRPVEPSRSASTSFTGAARLLSGEAVSSSPQQQQQEQPQRIMHTITFWLNGFTVNDGPLRGFSDPENAAFMNSISRSECPSELEPADKKIPVHVDLVRRGENFTEPPKPKNPFQGVGRTLGASGSGSSSAPQASSAPMNVAPAPSRGLVVDPAAPTTSIQLRLADGTRLVSRFNNHHTVRDVRGFIDASRPGGSKEYQLLTMGFPPKQLTELDQTIEQAGIANAVVIQKF